A DNA window from Bdellovibrio sp. BCCA contains the following coding sequences:
- a CDS encoding FliH/SctL family protein, with the protein MQWSNSSRAAKSVLPKEVAEKTVLDFVPVRFDLGTPEQALNYLAEKSKGSDFRMNDAVRVQTGIDEVEKVSEEEKVEAAALEKLKEIQEGAYKEAYNLGLEEGRREAFEAVSAEIAERMQTLDTLLNTIKDMKTEMASFNEAHLVQLAFRMAARLAKAELKGNNEAMVQILRDAVSLSQDEENITVHVSQSQFEFLEELKKETGREFEFAKRIRFEPNQEISDGGCIVETNYGEVDARIEQRIEQLWTTLAENMPKVKNRIAG; encoded by the coding sequence ATGCAATGGTCTAATTCTAGCAGAGCAGCTAAGTCTGTCCTTCCTAAGGAAGTGGCAGAAAAGACAGTCTTGGATTTCGTGCCCGTTCGTTTTGACCTGGGCACACCCGAGCAGGCTTTGAATTATCTTGCTGAAAAAAGCAAAGGCTCTGACTTCCGCATGAACGACGCGGTTCGCGTGCAAACGGGAATCGATGAAGTCGAAAAAGTCAGCGAAGAAGAAAAAGTCGAAGCCGCTGCCCTTGAGAAACTTAAAGAGATCCAAGAAGGCGCTTACAAAGAAGCTTATAATTTGGGTTTGGAAGAAGGCCGCAGGGAAGCTTTTGAAGCGGTTTCAGCAGAAATCGCCGAGCGTATGCAAACTTTGGATACGCTTTTAAATACAATCAAAGACATGAAAACTGAAATGGCTTCTTTTAATGAAGCGCATTTGGTTCAGTTGGCTTTCCGTATGGCTGCTCGTTTGGCGAAAGCGGAATTGAAAGGTAATAACGAAGCGATGGTGCAAATCCTTCGCGATGCCGTGAGCCTTTCACAAGATGAAGAGAATATCACGGTTCATGTTTCTCAATCCCAGTTTGAGTTCCTTGAAGAGCTTAAAAAAGAAACTGGTCGTGAATTTGAATTCGCAAAACGCATCCGCTTTGAACCGAATCAGGAAATTTCAGACGGCGGTTGTATCGTTGAAACGAATTACGGTGAAGTCGATGCGCGCATTGAACAACGTATCGAACAGCTTTGGACCACTCTTGCTGAAAACATGCCCAAAGTAAAAAACAGGATTGCTGGTTAA
- the fliG gene encoding flagellar motor switch protein FliG gives MKLHKADNIEYENLKGFDKAAILINYLGRDAVKVLLRRMDDADIRKLINQMSKLRVVPVHVTKRVLEEFYEMVSETEDYIFSENISAKDTIVDALGEERARGILGGLNITSGGSRSLESLEMVDAKSLATFLVNEHPQTVAVILAHLEPEKKGEVLKRLPEALQAEVVLRMANLEHVDPELIAEIDRVLKNQLSNTATVEQAALGGVQPVAEMLNVMDKNTETAIMSRLEEKDPLLAEEIRKLMFVFDDIVKIDDRGIQALLKEVPNDKLLLALKTASEDIRNKILKNISARAAEMLREDLSNMGPSRLSDVESAQQEIVNVARRLEAEGKILIARGGSEDAMV, from the coding sequence ATGAAACTACATAAGGCCGATAATATCGAGTATGAAAATCTAAAAGGTTTTGATAAGGCCGCAATCCTTATCAACTACTTGGGCCGTGACGCGGTGAAAGTCCTTCTTCGCCGTATGGATGACGCTGACATCCGTAAGCTCATCAATCAAATGAGCAAACTGCGCGTCGTTCCTGTGCACGTGACAAAACGTGTGCTTGAAGAATTCTATGAAATGGTTTCTGAAACGGAAGATTACATCTTCTCTGAAAATATCTCCGCCAAAGACACGATCGTCGATGCTCTGGGTGAAGAAAGAGCCCGCGGTATCCTCGGGGGTTTGAATATCACTTCGGGTGGCTCGCGCTCGTTGGAATCTTTAGAGATGGTCGATGCGAAATCTTTGGCGACATTCTTAGTGAATGAACATCCGCAAACAGTCGCGGTGATTTTAGCGCACTTGGAACCAGAGAAAAAAGGCGAGGTTCTAAAACGTCTTCCAGAAGCGCTTCAAGCCGAAGTGGTTCTGCGTATGGCGAACTTGGAACATGTCGATCCAGAGTTGATCGCTGAAATCGACCGCGTCTTGAAAAATCAATTATCAAATACTGCCACTGTTGAACAAGCTGCCTTGGGTGGAGTTCAACCGGTTGCCGAAATGCTCAACGTTATGGACAAGAACACGGAAACAGCGATCATGTCGCGCCTGGAAGAGAAAGATCCTCTCTTGGCGGAAGAGATCCGCAAGCTTATGTTCGTTTTCGACGATATCGTCAAAATCGACGACCGTGGTATCCAGGCGCTTCTCAAGGAAGTTCCAAACGACAAACTTCTTTTGGCTCTCAAAACAGCCAGCGAAGACATTCGCAACAAGATTCTCAAAAATATCTCAGCTCGTGCGGCCGAGATGTTACGCGAAGACTTGTCGAACATGGGACCTTCTCGTTTGTCAGACGTAGAATCGGCGCAACAAGAGATCGTCAACGTTGCAAGACGTTTGGAAGCCGAAGGAAAGATCTTGATTGCAAGAGGTGGTTCGGAAGATGCAATGGTCTAA
- the fliF gene encoding flagellar basal-body MS-ring/collar protein FliF: MNKIFGGLVVQFREFFKNLGPTKRLSVVAVTVIAIVALLTMVFMASGKDYVPLFTNIPTEQVSTIVAKLNEKNIPFQLRDEGKTVAIPKELLHSTQMTLMSEIGSPKMGSIGLEIFDKQDFGMNSYAQKINYQRALQGELMRAINTLTAVKQSKVILALPNKKTFLEESGSATASVVVELHQGKELTPDQVRGIRYLVANAVEGMDADKVTVLDERGKVLTRQENGATGGSNELLDLKAKIEGDLENRIEDILSKVVGHAKVVAKVDATLNHRIISSVEESVDPDKTAIRSQQSEEESLDGARTNPSGVPGSRSNLPGAEDQGTVGFKQDVKKEIKTTNYEVPKTVRNIREAAGNLERVSVAVVVDGMAVTTTKPDGTTETKYQPRTAEELKKYEDLVKNAIGFNSARGDSVRIENMQFQPEDFSEADKILTTLERKKLIHALFKWALLGFSLALFFFIVVRPFMQWITDSFQDSVEEMLPRTIEELEELQSVDNTLPGMSTALPVLQESIDPEKAESELLKDRIMAAMSRDEEKAANAFGMWLVRKDS, translated from the coding sequence TTGAATAAAATTTTTGGTGGATTGGTTGTCCAATTTCGCGAGTTCTTTAAAAATTTGGGACCAACCAAAAGACTTTCGGTCGTTGCGGTTACAGTCATTGCTATCGTGGCTTTGCTTACGATGGTTTTCATGGCTTCTGGAAAAGACTACGTTCCTCTTTTCACAAACATTCCTACTGAACAAGTTTCTACCATCGTTGCGAAGTTGAACGAAAAAAATATTCCGTTCCAGTTGCGCGACGAAGGTAAAACAGTGGCAATTCCTAAGGAACTTTTGCACTCAACGCAAATGACGTTGATGTCTGAAATCGGTTCTCCAAAAATGGGATCAATTGGTCTTGAGATCTTCGATAAGCAAGATTTCGGGATGAACTCTTACGCCCAAAAAATCAATTATCAAAGAGCCCTTCAAGGTGAGTTGATGAGAGCCATCAATACTTTGACAGCGGTGAAGCAATCCAAAGTGATCTTGGCATTGCCAAACAAAAAAACTTTCCTTGAAGAAAGCGGTTCCGCCACAGCATCTGTTGTTGTTGAACTTCATCAAGGCAAAGAACTCACTCCAGATCAAGTTCGTGGTATCCGTTACCTGGTTGCCAATGCTGTTGAAGGCATGGATGCGGATAAAGTCACGGTTCTTGATGAGCGCGGTAAAGTTCTGACTCGTCAGGAAAACGGAGCGACGGGTGGATCGAACGAATTGTTGGATCTGAAAGCAAAAATCGAAGGCGATCTTGAAAATCGTATCGAAGACATTCTTTCTAAAGTTGTAGGTCACGCAAAAGTCGTGGCGAAAGTCGATGCAACTCTTAATCACCGTATTATTTCTTCGGTGGAAGAATCCGTAGATCCAGATAAGACAGCGATTCGCTCGCAACAATCTGAAGAAGAATCTTTGGATGGCGCCCGTACAAATCCTTCCGGTGTTCCAGGTTCCCGGTCAAATCTTCCTGGTGCTGAAGATCAAGGAACTGTGGGTTTCAAGCAAGACGTTAAAAAAGAAATCAAAACAACAAACTATGAAGTTCCAAAAACTGTGCGCAACATCCGTGAAGCAGCGGGAAACTTGGAGCGCGTGAGTGTCGCTGTCGTGGTTGACGGTATGGCGGTCACAACGACAAAACCAGACGGCACAACAGAAACAAAATACCAACCTCGTACAGCGGAAGAACTTAAAAAGTACGAAGATCTGGTTAAAAATGCGATTGGCTTTAATTCCGCTCGCGGTGACAGTGTCCGAATTGAAAACATGCAATTTCAACCTGAAGACTTCTCTGAAGCTGACAAGATTCTTACGACTCTTGAGCGCAAGAAGTTGATCCATGCATTGTTCAAATGGGCATTGCTTGGTTTCAGCTTGGCGTTGTTCTTCTTCATCGTGGTTCGTCCATTCATGCAATGGATTACCGACAGCTTCCAGGATTCCGTGGAAGAAATGCTTCCTCGTACTATTGAGGAACTCGAAGAACTTCAATCTGTGGATAACACTCTTCCTGGTATGTCGACGGCTCTTCCTGTGTTGCAGGAATCTATCGATCCGGAAAAGGCAGAGAGCGAACTTCTTAAGGACCGCATTATGGCGGCCATGTCTCGCGACGAAGAGAAAGCAGCCAATGCTTTTGGTATGTGGCTTGTTAGGAAGGATAGCTAA
- the fliE gene encoding flagellar hook-basal body complex protein FliE → MEGFTVSNANRFLDTGSIRDSKSLSIESPSSVGSTSDTGKSFADTLKDAVGSVNEMQKASDKAMQNLATGKTDNVADVMIAAEKADIALKVMVQVRNKIIDAYQEVMKMQV, encoded by the coding sequence ATGGAGGGTTTTACTGTATCAAATGCAAACAGGTTTCTCGACACAGGAAGCATTCGTGATTCCAAGTCGTTAAGCATCGAGAGCCCTTCATCAGTTGGTTCGACATCCGATACTGGCAAGAGCTTCGCCGACACCCTAAAAGACGCCGTTGGTAGCGTGAATGAAATGCAGAAGGCTTCAGATAAAGCCATGCAAAATCTCGCGACAGGCAAAACAGACAATGTGGCCGACGTCATGATTGCAGCGGAAAAAGCAGACATCGCTCTCAAAGTGATGGTGCAAGTACGCAACAAGATCATTGATGCGTACCAAGAAGTCATGAAGATGCAGGTCTGA
- the flgC gene encoding flagellar basal body rod protein FlgC, with amino-acid sequence MADFLTGMRVSSSGMAAQRMRMNTIASNIANINTTQTPEGGPYRRKDVVFEAMPDAKNFGEIITSTDPKGNFQRVQVTDVISDRKAPLLKYEPDHPDANADGYVAYPNINLMEEMTNMIQASRSYEANVTALQASKDMALSALEIGR; translated from the coding sequence GTGGCTGATTTCTTAACAGGGATGAGAGTAAGCAGTAGTGGTATGGCAGCGCAAAGAATGCGCATGAATACCATTGCCAGCAACATCGCCAACATCAATACGACCCAGACTCCTGAAGGCGGACCGTATCGCAGAAAAGACGTGGTCTTTGAAGCAATGCCGGATGCAAAAAACTTTGGTGAGATCATCACGTCAACAGACCCGAAAGGAAACTTTCAGCGGGTCCAGGTGACGGATGTTATTTCGGATCGTAAAGCGCCGCTGTTGAAATACGAACCCGACCATCCCGATGCAAATGCTGACGGATACGTCGCATATCCTAATATCAACCTTATGGAAGAGATGACCAATATGATACAGGCATCGCGTTCCTATGAGGCGAACGTGACGGCTTTGCAGGCGTCAAAGGATATGGCACTCAGTGCGCTGGAGATCGGCAGGTAG
- the flgB gene encoding flagellar basal body rod protein FlgB yields the protein MSSGLFDKTTNALATSLSMRQLRHNVTSSNIANAETPGYHAKKMDFEGALQRALDLDGGNALSTSDSQHFGVGGVSVSKTRPDIYDDPEGAVNNDGNTVDVEKEMSALSENAIMYKAALQLINKKMAALKYAATEGR from the coding sequence ATGAGTAGTGGACTCTTCGATAAAACAACCAACGCTCTCGCCACGTCATTGTCGATGAGACAGCTTCGTCACAATGTTACGTCGTCGAATATCGCGAATGCAGAGACTCCGGGTTATCACGCGAAGAAGATGGATTTTGAAGGAGCTTTGCAAAGAGCTCTGGATTTGGATGGCGGTAATGCCCTAAGCACAAGCGATTCACAACACTTCGGTGTCGGAGGAGTTTCCGTTAGTAAAACTCGCCCCGATATCTATGACGATCCAGAAGGTGCTGTGAACAACGACGGCAACACCGTTGACGTGGAAAAAGAAATGTCCGCTTTGTCAGAAAACGCGATCATGTACAAAGCAGCACTTCAATTGATTAATAAAAAAATGGCGGCACTCAAATACGCTGCGACTGAGGGCCGATAG
- a CDS encoding sigma 54-interacting transcriptional regulator, which yields MSYFDFDALHIEDRRMHEVKQLSLQLAATQASLLIVGEAGVGKTSLARYTYTKSRSPRLYCLDCKNAGGFDFSKVDGGTLLIEDLDCASPALQNDLMKLVERTDGSRPRFISTSRRDLRALVKQEQFRQDLFYKLAVVHLEIPRLEDRTTDFQNIVNFILEVAQIMHGKSGLRLTAEAFDRLNSWNWPGNIRELENVLERAVVLAKSSLIGPESIQFEAVVEDMALDFAPGMSLSEVEKRLIIQTLELTAQNRTRAAQMLGISIRTLRNKLNEYKEEGVL from the coding sequence ATGTCGTACTTTGATTTTGATGCTTTACACATTGAAGACAGAAGAATGCATGAAGTAAAGCAGCTCAGTTTGCAGTTGGCCGCGACCCAAGCAAGTTTATTGATTGTGGGTGAAGCGGGTGTGGGTAAAACGAGTTTGGCCCGTTACACATACACGAAAAGCCGTTCACCGCGTCTTTATTGTCTTGATTGCAAAAATGCCGGTGGTTTTGATTTTTCCAAAGTCGACGGCGGTACTTTGTTGATTGAAGATTTAGATTGCGCGAGTCCTGCTTTGCAAAACGATTTGATGAAACTTGTGGAAAGAACCGATGGTTCCCGTCCCAGATTTATTTCAACATCTCGCCGCGATTTACGTGCGTTGGTGAAACAAGAACAATTCCGTCAGGATTTATTTTATAAATTGGCGGTGGTTCACCTTGAAATTCCGCGCCTGGAAGATCGCACGACGGATTTTCAAAATATCGTGAATTTTATTCTGGAAGTTGCGCAGATCATGCACGGAAAAAGCGGCCTTCGTTTGACGGCGGAAGCTTTTGACCGTTTGAACTCTTGGAACTGGCCTGGCAACATCCGCGAGCTTGAAAACGTGCTGGAAAGAGCCGTGGTTCTTGCAAAATCTTCACTCATTGGGCCCGAATCCATTCAATTTGAGGCTGTCGTTGAAGATATGGCTTTGGATTTTGCTCCTGGAATGTCCCTTTCTGAGGTCGAGAAGCGTCTTATTATACAGACCTTGGAGCTGACGGCACAGAACCGGACGCGCGCAGCACAGATGTTAGGCATTAGTATTAGAACATTGAGAAATAAACTCAACGAATACAAGGAGGAAGGTGTTTTATGA
- a CDS encoding tetratricopeptide repeat protein: protein MNTLRLLVVAGCLFFGLASAQAGKVNGVINFQGDTVHMELMGQQNWDYDVKRLENKGQTVVQMTVPALDDSTIQSLSTFKSDFVKGVTVDQKGPDGKHVIQFTLSGDDIDTFDYLTDQPSRLIMDFYLNPNAKVKKAAKPVAKKEETLPTELPAKGAKPVAKAKTEKAAKNRKPATADTLAIAGQGVAVAQNDESVKSGIFDGGDPDYSRFSVKDYEIKEEAMIRAKDNYYIPFPMLETPVGYWEKMKVTPTFYQVSPKSTEENKQARLLLTLFEKKRYAVYLKTQEWFKDKYPQSEYNEVIDYMTADVHLALWEESNRPKDYDEAIQRYKEAIAKYPQSPLAERTSLKIGYLALDKGDYLSALRLFKEHIDNKNFTDKNSLSKDLARLGTGLAFMKLNKWKDAVAQFDDVEKNSSNRDLKVEAAFRRGDVWVRAKDYTKAVEDYKNALKKYPEGQNYYPNAYYNQAESLFWMKNYNQSLDAYREFVKKFPSSDHAAFAMTRMGELLEIFGVDKSRVMGAYLETYFRYGESPSAVIARLRLLSARMKGMKQKEVNNAVEEIMSLAKKIDLPNIEQFSTVMVADGYTRREENQKAIDLLSKYYKEHPTSVDVPLITNRIVANINDKLQSEIDHGDFITALKTHIQYADSWLKNSKRLDTKYNVGRAFEMGGVPVEAEKYYKDVLNRVYAIRGTPEAKEIQVKEEIPSEDELNLRLAAVFAQEHKYNQAYEFLKNIKTPEKLKEDAQIERVNIAVRLLEKRGDNESAIRYLGELLRTWKGQPELVAEPYLKLAELQLKQGRSPEALQALEMVDKLEKDSDKVAPSVHAKALEMMGDIHLEKSQQEQAIASYDKLLEQYEESRPLSSIRYKLGQIYFKRGEIQKAAEVWNEFKGEKSAFWKNLAQEQLKNSEWRDGYKKYIKRIPAMSENEQGK, encoded by the coding sequence GTGAACACTTTGCGATTATTAGTTGTGGCAGGATGCCTATTCTTTGGTCTAGCTTCAGCGCAAGCTGGCAAGGTCAATGGCGTGATCAATTTCCAAGGTGATACAGTTCACATGGAATTGATGGGTCAGCAGAATTGGGACTATGACGTCAAACGCCTTGAAAACAAAGGTCAAACTGTCGTGCAAATGACAGTACCTGCTTTGGACGACTCTACGATTCAATCTCTTTCTACATTTAAAAGTGACTTTGTTAAAGGCGTGACTGTCGATCAAAAAGGTCCAGATGGTAAGCACGTCATTCAATTCACGCTTTCTGGTGATGATATCGATACGTTTGATTATCTGACAGATCAACCGTCACGTTTGATCATGGATTTCTATTTAAATCCAAATGCTAAAGTCAAAAAAGCAGCAAAGCCTGTAGCGAAAAAAGAAGAAACTCTGCCAACAGAGCTTCCTGCTAAAGGCGCTAAACCAGTAGCAAAAGCTAAAACTGAAAAAGCAGCTAAGAATAGAAAACCTGCAACAGCAGATACCTTGGCCATTGCCGGTCAAGGCGTTGCGGTTGCACAAAATGATGAATCCGTTAAGTCCGGTATCTTTGATGGTGGCGATCCAGATTACAGTCGTTTTTCTGTGAAGGATTACGAAATCAAAGAAGAGGCGATGATTCGTGCCAAGGATAACTATTATATCCCGTTTCCAATGCTTGAGACTCCGGTGGGTTATTGGGAAAAAATGAAGGTGACTCCGACTTTTTATCAAGTGTCGCCAAAATCCACGGAAGAAAACAAACAAGCACGTCTTCTTTTGACTCTTTTTGAAAAGAAAAGATATGCGGTTTATTTGAAAACCCAAGAGTGGTTTAAAGACAAATATCCACAATCAGAATACAACGAAGTCATTGATTATATGACGGCCGATGTGCATTTGGCTTTGTGGGAAGAAAGCAACCGTCCTAAAGATTACGACGAAGCGATTCAAAGATATAAAGAAGCCATCGCAAAATATCCGCAATCTCCTTTGGCGGAAAGAACGTCGTTGAAAATCGGCTATCTTGCTTTGGACAAAGGTGATTATTTAAGTGCGCTTCGCTTGTTCAAAGAACATATCGATAACAAAAACTTTACGGATAAAAATTCTCTTTCAAAAGATCTAGCTCGCTTGGGCACAGGTCTTGCGTTCATGAAACTGAATAAGTGGAAAGATGCCGTTGCTCAGTTTGATGATGTCGAGAAAAATTCTTCCAATCGCGATTTGAAAGTGGAAGCCGCTTTCCGCCGTGGTGACGTGTGGGTGCGTGCAAAAGATTACACAAAAGCCGTTGAAGATTATAAAAACGCTCTAAAGAAATATCCAGAAGGTCAGAACTACTATCCAAATGCTTACTACAACCAAGCAGAGTCTTTGTTCTGGATGAAGAACTACAACCAAAGCTTGGATGCTTATCGTGAATTCGTAAAAAAATTCCCAAGCAGTGATCACGCCGCTTTTGCGATGACTCGCATGGGTGAACTTTTAGAAATCTTCGGCGTGGATAAGTCCCGCGTGATGGGTGCGTACTTGGAAACTTATTTCCGTTACGGAGAAAGCCCAAGTGCCGTCATTGCCCGCTTGCGTTTGCTCAGTGCCCGCATGAAGGGCATGAAACAAAAAGAAGTGAACAATGCCGTGGAAGAAATCATGTCTTTGGCTAAAAAAATTGATCTTCCTAATATCGAGCAGTTCTCAACGGTGATGGTGGCCGATGGTTACACTCGTCGAGAAGAAAACCAAAAGGCGATTGATCTTTTGTCGAAGTACTACAAAGAACATCCGACATCTGTGGACGTGCCTTTGATCACGAACCGTATCGTTGCGAACATCAACGACAAACTTCAGTCGGAAATTGATCACGGCGATTTTATCACGGCTCTGAAAACTCATATTCAGTATGCGGATAGCTGGCTTAAAAATTCAAAGCGTTTGGATACGAAGTACAATGTCGGTCGCGCTTTTGAAATGGGTGGCGTGCCTGTTGAGGCCGAGAAATATTATAAAGATGTTTTGAATCGCGTTTACGCCATTCGCGGAACTCCCGAAGCCAAAGAGATTCAAGTAAAGGAAGAAATTCCGTCTGAAGACGAACTGAATCTTCGTTTGGCGGCCGTGTTCGCACAAGAGCACAAATACAATCAAGCTTATGAGTTTTTGAAAAATATCAAAACGCCAGAAAAACTCAAAGAAGACGCACAAATTGAACGCGTTAACATCGCCGTTCGCTTGCTTGAAAAGCGCGGAGATAACGAGTCGGCGATTCGGTATTTGGGCGAGCTTCTTCGCACCTGGAAAGGTCAACCTGAATTGGTTGCCGAACCTTATTTGAAACTCGCTGAACTGCAATTGAAACAAGGTCGTTCTCCGGAAGCTCTTCAAGCCCTGGAAATGGTGGATAAGCTTGAAAAAGACTCTGACAAAGTCGCTCCTTCAGTTCATGCCAAAGCATTGGAAATGATGGGCGATATTCATTTGGAAAAGAGCCAGCAAGAACAAGCAATTGCTTCTTACGACAAGCTTCTTGAACAGTATGAAGAAAGCCGTCCTCTTTCTTCCATTCGTTATAAGTTAGGACAGATTTATTTCAAGCGGGGCGAAATTCAAAAGGCCGCAGAAGTTTGGAATGAATTTAAAGGTGAAAAAAGTGCGTTCTGGAAAAACTTAGCGCAAGAGCAGCTTAAGAATTCCGAATGGCGCGATGGTTATAAGAAATATATCAAAAGAATTCCAGCGATGTCTGAGAACGAGCAAGGCAAATAG
- a CDS encoding MlaE family ABC transporter permease: MIEILRFIGGVGLLFRDVCKELFRGKFYWKLVAEQIYQIGLRSMPLIVITAVSIGMVMSLQFGLGLEKFGGKLYVPKLLAVTILREMGPVFTSLMLAARVGAGIASEIGSMVVTQQIDAIRALGTSPIKKIVIPRVLAALVTLPILVSMANIVGNAGGLIVGAVELNLDPNFYLLKVMTTSSIQDYLSGFGKTFFFALFIAVPSCYFGLTVKNGTKEVGIATTKAVVVSSILIVVGDFFLSKLFWIFEKMI, encoded by the coding sequence ATGATCGAAATCCTGCGATTCATCGGAGGCGTTGGTCTTTTATTCAGAGACGTTTGCAAAGAACTTTTCCGCGGAAAGTTTTATTGGAAACTGGTGGCCGAGCAGATTTATCAAATCGGTTTAAGATCCATGCCTTTGATCGTTATCACCGCTGTGAGTATCGGAATGGTGATGTCTTTGCAATTCGGTTTGGGGCTGGAAAAATTCGGTGGAAAACTCTACGTTCCAAAACTTTTGGCGGTCACGATCTTGCGTGAAATGGGACCGGTCTTTACAAGCTTGATGCTAGCCGCTCGCGTGGGAGCTGGTATCGCCAGTGAAATCGGCAGTATGGTTGTAACCCAACAAATCGATGCAATCCGAGCTTTGGGAACCTCGCCGATTAAAAAAATCGTGATTCCAAGAGTTCTTGCGGCTCTTGTCACTCTGCCGATTCTTGTTTCGATGGCCAACATCGTGGGTAATGCCGGTGGTTTGATTGTTGGCGCAGTTGAGTTGAATCTCGATCCTAATTTTTATCTTTTGAAAGTTATGACGACTTCAAGCATTCAAGATTATCTTTCCGGTTTTGGTAAGACTTTCTTTTTTGCTCTCTTTATCGCCGTTCCGTCTTGTTATTTTGGCTTGACCGTGAAAAACGGAACCAAAGAAGTCGGTATTGCAACAACTAAAGCCGTCGTGGTCTCTTCTATTTTGATTGTGGTGGGAGATTTCTTTTTATCTAAACTCTTTTGGATCTTCGAGAAAATGATATGA
- a CDS encoding ABC transporter ATP-binding protein has protein sequence MSEKREGVIEVIDFHKSFGNKKVHQGVSFYVRKGECLGLIGGSGTGKSVLLRSLVGLEKPDRGQILINGVDVAPMGENELIEIRKKVAYAFQGGALFDSMTVFENLAYPLREHFKLSENEITTKILEQLQEFGLEGSEKLLPGNLSGGMQKRVGLARAMMMHPEVVLYDEPTAGLDPYNTKRIQESILSLKSKGVTSILVTHDMPTVYAVCDKVALLLNGRIGEQYTIEKLKQEPAGAMSQFINGESA, from the coding sequence ATGAGTGAAAAAAGAGAAGGCGTCATTGAAGTTATTGATTTTCACAAATCCTTTGGGAATAAAAAAGTTCACCAAGGCGTGAGTTTCTATGTGAGAAAAGGCGAATGCTTAGGTTTGATCGGAGGATCAGGAACCGGAAAGAGCGTTCTTTTGCGCAGTCTTGTCGGTCTTGAAAAACCGGATCGCGGGCAGATTCTTATTAACGGCGTTGATGTCGCTCCGATGGGTGAAAATGAACTTATCGAAATACGAAAAAAAGTGGCGTACGCCTTTCAGGGTGGCGCGTTGTTTGACTCCATGACGGTATTTGAAAACCTCGCCTATCCCTTGCGTGAACATTTCAAACTGAGTGAAAACGAAATCACCACAAAGATTCTAGAACAGCTTCAAGAGTTCGGCCTTGAAGGTTCTGAAAAACTTCTTCCCGGAAATCTATCTGGCGGTATGCAAAAGCGTGTGGGACTTGCTCGCGCGATGATGATGCATCCTGAAGTCGTTTTGTATGATGAACCGACGGCGGGCCTTGATCCTTACAATACGAAACGCATCCAAGAATCTATTCTAAGTTTAAAATCCAAGGGAGTGACCTCTATTCTTGTCACTCACGATATGCCCACTGTATATGCCGTTTGTGACAAAGTCGCTTTGCTTTTAAACGGTCGTATCGGTGAACAATACACAATTGAAAAGCTCAAGCAGGAACCTGCCGGAGCCATGAGCCAGTTTATCAACGGAGAAAGTGCCTAA
- a CDS encoding MlaD family protein, with protein sequence MESHTSTQLKVGIFLAIGIVVILSSIFFLGADKALFTSYVRVHAHFEQVQGLSAGSVVSLSGVTVGNVEEITFLPEINSLDVKMRINENYIGRIRQGSQVEIRTQGALGDKFVFIIPGDPRGAVVKEGDVLDVAKATDLFGIISERGNEANKIFDIITELQKITHTINSENRLGRIMGNLETATTHLTQTSKDAQKFMSEASSHGGGEKFAKSIDRLDAILTKIDKGQGTLGALINDPSLHNQLKSVLGGATRKNNIKNLLRTSIEKEEQ encoded by the coding sequence ATGGAATCACACACAAGCACACAACTCAAAGTCGGAATCTTTCTTGCCATCGGAATTGTTGTGATCTTAAGTTCGATCTTTTTCTTGGGAGCCGACAAAGCCCTTTTCACATCTTATGTGCGAGTGCACGCTCACTTTGAACAAGTGCAAGGTCTTTCTGCAGGAAGTGTTGTTTCCTTGTCCGGTGTGACAGTCGGTAACGTTGAAGAAATCACTTTCTTACCAGAGATCAATTCACTCGACGTAAAAATGCGAATCAACGAAAATTACATCGGCCGTATTCGTCAGGGTTCTCAGGTAGAGATTCGCACGCAAGGTGCTTTGGGCGATAAATTTGTCTTTATCATTCCCGGAGACCCTCGTGGTGCGGTTGTGAAGGAAGGCGATGTGCTTGATGTAGCGAAAGCCACCGATCTTTTTGGAATTATTTCCGAGCGCGGGAATGAAGCTAATAAAATTTTCGATATCATCACGGAGCTTCAAAAGATCACTCATACGATCAACTCTGAAAATCGTCTGGGCCGTATCATGGGAAATCTTGAAACAGCGACGACACATTTAACGCAAACAAGTAAAGACGCGCAAAAATTCATGTCCGAAGCTTCAAGTCACGGCGGCGGAGAGAAGTTTGCAAAATCCATCGACAGGCTTGATGCGATTCTCACAAAAATCGACAAAGGCCAAGGCACTCTGGGTGCCCTTATCAACGATCCTTCCCTGCACAACCAGTTAAAGTCCGTGCTAGGCGGAGCGACTCGTAAAAACAATATCAAGAATCTTCTGCGCACCTCGATTGAAAAAGAGGAACAGTAG